The sequence GTTGTTACTGTGATTGCTATGATCGTAGGAGCTATCATCATCGCTAATGCTTCAGATTCTACAACCACTAACGGTGGTGGAACCACACCTCCACCAAACCCATCACCAGCTCCCTAAAATCCACTTAAGGTAGCAGATTTATACGTAAGAGACAGAACTTCATGGGGTTCTGTCTATTTTTTTTGTCTGTAAATCTGGTTTGTTCCGTAGTTTGTTTATTTAATTTTGTAGTTAATTAATTCTGGTAGGATAATTAATTATATAATTAATCATTCTTTTTTTTTGTTTTAACTATGTCTGAACAACATCCAATACATCAGAGCTCTAGGTTAAACCAGATCGAGATTGGAAAATCCTTTCTAGATCATAATCCTAAAGTTGCTCGAGCGCTTCAGATTGTGGGAATTATCCTCTCTATTTTAGCTGTAGTTTCTTCAGTATTTCTGGTGGTAGCTACTCCCGTAGGTTTGCCTATTTCTATGGCATTAGGAGGAGTTTTGCTCGGTATAGGAGGAAGTGCGCTTTTTACTTCTATCAACTCTTTGGCCAGTAGCGTGAAGAAGGCTGCTATCGAGAAGAAGCGTCAGAATATCTTAATCCAGGAAAAATCTGAGGAGATAGAGGTAGGACATCAGACAAACGAAAGCATTTGGCCTAAGTACAATAAGATGGTGGATAGGTTTGCGAATTTAAACATGCGCATAGGTAAGCATGAAAGAAGCATCCTAAAACAGATGGGCAGAGAAGAAGGACTTGAACTGATTGAAAATTTAGACCGGATTACCGGAGATTATATCATGTGTACAAGTTTACTAGAGGGACGCCAAGAAGTCTATTCTGAAGAGGATTACGCACAAAGAGATGATAGTTATCCAACTTCTATAAGAAAGAATGATCTCCTAATCAAATTAGGAAATAGTATTATTTCCAAGTTGTCTCAGGGTGGCGGGGTCTTTTCTTTAAAATTACAGCCACTAAGTAAGACAATGTCGAAAGTTCATACTGGGGTTACTCTAGGTTTAGTAGCTGGAGGTATTGCTGCTGTTGGTGTTATTGCTGCATTCATTCCTGGGGGGATATTAGCTTTTCCGTTAATTCTCGCCTCAGCAATAGGCATAGGTTTAGCCATTCTGGGATTATCTTACGCAATAAAAACAATATTAAAGAGATCCAAGACAAACAAAAAACAGTTACTCAACGATTTAAAATCAGAAATAGATATCGATGCGCTTAAAGATATGACCCGTCATCAACATGTTCTTATGGGCATGTTGAGAACTTCATTACAAGCTGATCAAAGAATGACTTTAGATCATAAAGATTTTTATCAGGATTACAACAAAGTCCGTGATGCTTTACAGATGTTAAATGAACATCTTGATGAAATAGAGTTTAAATACAAACATACAAGTGAAAGTTATCAAAGACGTGCGGATAGTTTAGAAAAAACCATACTTCAACTTTCGGATCTTAAGAATGCTTCAGAGGGAGAGATGTACTATCCTCAAGTTCCTTCTTCTGATCGCGCAGGATTATTGAGCGATACAGCAGGCTTTGATGAGATGGTCGCTAAAGGGGTACAAGCCGCTCGAGAAAGACGGCAAAAAGATCAACGAGGGGAAATTTCCCTAGGTGATTATTCTCAATACTTAGATGAAGATGAGCTAGCATTTGGTGATGGGTGGAGCCCTTCGGGTAAACGTGCTCTCGAGACTATGTGGTCGGCAAAACCCACAGTAATGAATGAGGAAGATTATCTCATCTTAAATGAGGATGTAAACAAAGTCCTTCGCTCTTATCGAAATGATATACTACGTATGAAAGCAGATATTGCTCGCATTGAAAATCTTTTCGAAGAGCTTCAAGCAGGAAAACAACGGATTGAGCTATTTGCAGACCAGATAATTGATATTTGGCATAACGTATCCAGCGATTGTCATGAAATTCTTAATCATTTAGTTGGAATGCAAATGCGATTAGTTTCATTAGTAGAACATGACCTAACGGAATCTTCATAAGATAACATTAGCAAGAAGGTATCTTGTTGCGTACGGGGGTACCTTTTTGTTCGTAAGAATTCCAACGATCTAACTGCTCGCGTAATGTTTGGGTTTGATAAGCCTGGGGATTTCTTTCTATCCAGCTGGACAACTCTTGCTGTTTATCATGCACCAGAGACTCTAAACTGCTAGAGAGATTGCGAATTTGCTCTTCTTTGTTAGAGATCACTGTGTCGTAGTCATTTAATAGTTTGTTATGCAAATCACGCATATTTGGAATAAATGTATTGCGTATATTCGCGAACGCGACACGACATTTTTCAATAGATTCTACACCTACATTCGATATATCCTGAGAGATTTCGTTAGTTAATGTAGTCCCAAAAAACTTATTTTTCACCGGTAAATCCAAAATAAGAGCAACGGAAATAAGCAGGAGAATTATACCTAAGCTCATTCCAAAAAATACCCAATTTCCATTGATGATAGCATAGCTCATCAAAGCAATCGATCCTAAACATGTGAGTACTGCTATAGTAAAACAGACTGTAGTACGCAATATGAGACTCGTACGATAATTATCCCAGGGAATGAGAAGAACAGTTTTATTTTCTGAAGATATGGGCAAGAGTATCATGACAATGAAAATCAACTTATTAAATTATGGTTATTCGACGGAGAAGAAGGCATTTCCTGAGTTGCATGAGTGATTTCTTGCCATCTTTGCAATCTAAGTAGTAAGCGGTGTTCTTCTTGTTTTAGCCGTTCTATACGTTGTTCCTTATCTATAATTGAGTAAATCAGTTTTGAATAGGCATCTTGAAGTAACTGAAAAGAAGAAAGTGACGACGTTTTGTTATTCACGAGAGTGATGGTTTGTTGCACTTTAGATGGTAAACACTTGATCAGATAAATCATGCTAATAAGTAGAAATATACAGACTAAGGATGCAACCATCACAGTCATCCCTCCAATCATTTCAGGAAGACTCTTAGAAATACATCCAAAAGCAACAACTATACTGCCTCCTATCATGGTACCAATCAAAAGTATAATAGCTAAAATATAAGAAGAAGAGCTTTGCTCAATGAAAATAGCAACTTTTTTTTGTAATACAGTAGCATCCCTTTCCGCGTTGAAAAGAAGAGAACTTTGGTTTGGTAAAGAGAGAAGCGTTTGGGGAATAGAATTAGAAAGACTTAATACCACAGAATTCCTTAAAATATAGCAAAAAAATCTAAAGAAAGTATTCATTTTATTCAACACGTAACATAAAGTAATTCTTTTGTTTTCTAATTATTTATGAATAAAACTGTTGTTGTTGCTATGTCTGGAGGAGTAGATTCCTCCGTAGTTGCTTATCTTTTAAAAAAAATGACTTCCTATAGGGTCCTAGGGATTTTTATGAAGAACTGGGAAGAAGAAGATAGCAATGGTTTATGTTCCACAGCTAAAGATTATGAAGATGTTGAAAGAGTCGCTGAGCAGTTGGACATTCCCTATTATACGGTATCTTTTGCTAGAGAGTACCGTGAAAGGGTATTCTCACGTTTCCTTAAAGAATATTCTCAAGGTTATACACCCAATCCTGACGTTCTTTGCAATCGTGAAATAAAATTTGATTTACTTCAGAAGAAAGTTGTCGAGCTAGGAGGGGATTTCCTTGCTACAGGACATTACTGCCGATTAGATGTAAGGAGGCAAGGAGTAGAATTACTTCGTGGGAAGGATCCACATAAAGATCAAAGTTATTTCCTTTGTGGCACGCGCCAAGAGTCTTTGAAAAATGTCCTTTTCCCTTTGGGCGACATGACAAAAACTGAAGTACGCGCTATAGCTGCCCAAGCCGGACTGGCAACAGCTCAAAAAAGAGACAGCACGGGTATCTGTTTTATAGGGAAGCGGCCGTTTAAAAGTTTTCTTGAACAGTTTGTTCCCAATTTAGAGGGAGATATCATGGATTATGATTCTCAGAAAATCGTCGGGAGTCATGAAGGAGCCCATTACTACACTATAGGGCAACGCCGAGGTTTAGATATTGGCGGCTCTGAAAAACCTTGTTATGTTGTGGGCAAGGATATGGAGAAGAATATTGTTTATATCGTACGAGGGGAAGATCATCCTCTACTTTATCAACAGGAACTTACAGCTAAAGAATTGAATTGGTTTGTTTCTCCAGAATCTATAACGAGGTGTAGTGCTAAGGTACGCTACCGTTCCGAAGATGAAGAATGTGAAATTCTACATACGGGAGAACAAGATAAAGTGCGCGTGCGCTTTGCTTCTCCTGTTAAAGCAATCACCCCAGGACAAACCATCGCATTTTATGATGGGGAGAGATGCCTGGGGGGAGGGGTCATAGAAGTGTCTATGACTCCACATTTGGTATAGTTGCCGCAACGTTTTCAGCTTGTTCTTCATAGCGCTCGAAAGTTACACGATCTTCAATGAGATGGGCACGTAGCTTTCGCGCTTCCTGACGACAAGATTCCTTCAGCAAGAGTTCTGCAAGAGGATCTTCAAGATACTGTTCAATAACCCGACGTAAAGGCCGTGCTCCCATTTCCGGAGAATGTCCTTTCGTTACTAAGAAAGAAATCACAGAATCTGGAATACTTAATGCCATCTGGTAATTTTTCAAGCGAGAATCGAGTTTGTTAATTTCCAAATGGATGATTTCAGATAACGCTGATTTTTCTAAAGGACGGAAGATCACACTTTCATCTAAACGGTTAATAAATTCCGGTTTTAAATGTTTCTTCACAGCATTTTCAATTTTTTCTTGAATCACTTTGTAATCGAAATTGGAACGAGCACCGAAACCGATTTCTCCGCTTTTCTTAATTAAGTCGGCGCCTAAGTTTGAAGTCATGATGATAATTGCATGACGAAAATCTACCTTGCGACCAAACGAATCTGTGAGACGTCCTTGCTCTAAGATCTGCAACATTAAATCCATGATGTCTGGATGAGCTTTTTCAATCTCATCGAATAGCACAACACAATAAGGACGACGACGCACTTGTTCTGTAAGATGTCCACCTTCCTCATGACCAACATATCCTGGAGGTGATCCCATCATTTTTGTAGCAGCGAATTTTTCCATGTACTCAGACATGTCTACTTGAATTAAAGCATCTTCACCGCCAAACATTTCAATAGCGATTTGTTGAGCAAGTAGTGTTTTTCCAACTCCAGTAGGTCCTAGGAATAAGAAGGAACCTGTAGGACGGTTAGGATCTTTAATTCCTGTTCTTGAGCGTCGAATTGCTCGACAGATACTCGCTACAGCTTGATCTTGACCTATGACTTTCTTACGTAGAGTATCTTCAAGTTTTAAGAGTTTTTCGCTCTCTGCTTCAGTAAGTCGTGCAGAAGGGATGCCTGTTTGCAAGGAAACAACTTGAGCAACAGCTTCCTCATCAACGGGAATTTGATGTTCTTCTTTGTGATTCTCCCACTCTTGCTTCATATTGGCAAGACGTTCACGAAGCTTTTTCTCTTCGTCGCGTAATCCTGCAGCTTTTTCATATTCTTGAGTGCCAATAGCTTGCTCTTTAGCTAATTTCGTTGTTTCAATCTCAGCTTCGAGCTTCATTAACTCTGTGGGCTGATCCATAGTGTTTACACGTACTCGTGCTCCAGCCTCATCAAGTAAATCAATCGCTTTATCTGGGAGGAAGCGTCCGTGAACATATTGATCAGATAGCGTAGCTGCTGCTTTCAACGCTTCTTCTGTAATAGAAACATTATGATGTTCTTCATATTTCTTTTTTAAGCCACGTAGAATCTCTATAGTTTCGTCCACACTTGGGGGTTGGACAATAATTTTCTGGAATCTACGTTCTAAAGCCGCGTCTTTTTCAATATGTTTGCGGTATTCATCTATTGTTGTCGCTCCAATACACTGGATCTCACCACGTGCTAGTGCTGGCTTTAAAATGTTAGAAGCATCAATAGCTCCTTCCGCAGCGCCAGCGCCTACAATTGTATGCAGCTCATCGATAAACAACAGGATATTGCCATGTTTACGGACTTCGTCCATAACGGCTTTGATACGTTCTTCAAATTGACCCCGATACTTTGTTCCCGCGATCATTAAGGCTAGATCTAAAGTGATTAAACGCTTTTTACGTAAAGTATCAGGCACTTCATTAGAAATAATTTTTTGTGCTAAGCCTTCAACAATAGCGGTTTTTCCGACACCGGCTTCACCGATAAGTACAGGGTTGTTTTTCCTTCTGCGGCATAAGATTAAAATTAAACGTTCCACTTCTGTAGAACGGCCAATAACAGGATCGAGTTTAGACTCGCGAAACATCTCTGTTAAATCATAACCATAGGCTTTTAATGCTGATAATTTATCGCTTTTGTCTCCACCTAAAGTATGACCAAGAGAGGAAGATTTGGAAGATGATGAAGTACTCCCTCTGGGATTCGACGAAGATGCAGGTGGGAGCTGAAGATTAAACGTCTCTAATTCTTTAAGAATTTCTTTGCGAACTTCTCTAGGATCAATATGTAAATTTTCCAAAACTTGTAGAGCAACACCGTCAGCTTGGTTTAAAATACCTAAAAGCAGGTGTTCTGTGCCGACGTAATTATGCTCTAAGATTCCAGCTTCTTCATTCGCTGATTCAAAAGATTTTTTTACTCTGCCAGTCAGAGCGGGATCGCCGTAAACTTGGATTTCTGGTCCATAACCGATCAAGCGTTCGACTTCTTGCTTGGCAGTGTCAAAGTCTACCCCTAAATTACGCAATACATTGACAGCTACGCCTTGACCTAGTTTGAGTAGGCCTAGAAGTATGTGCTCTGTGCCTAGATAGTTATGATTTAACCTCTGAGCTTCTTTTTTAGCCAATTTAATGACTTGTTTTGCTCTGTTAGTAAACTTCTCAAACATAAAAACCTAAAAGACCGGGTAGAACTTTCCTTAAGCATATACGAAATTTAAAATAATGATGCAACTCTTCGATAGACGGATAGAGTATTCCCGAGACCAAAGAATTTTTTTCACAAAAATAGCAAAGAATCCTCATCGATGTTATACTATTTCTACATTTTTAACGAATGCCCACCTTTTTAGTTATGACCGTTCGCATAGTAGATTCTGGAAAAGGGAGTGCTGAGACTCACATGGCCAGAGATAAGTATTTACTCGAACACCTCAAAAAGGGGGAGGTAATTCTTCACCTATATGAGTGGGATAGTCTCTACCCTCTGACTTACGGCCTCTTCATGCGTCCAGAAAAATTTTTAATTGATAATAGGGCCGCTCTCGGTATGGATGCTGCTGTCCGACCTACAGGAGGAGGGTTTGTTTTCCATCATGGAGATTATGCATTTTCTTTACTAGTCTCATCGGAACATCCTCTGTATGCACCTACAGTATTAGAAAACTATTATACGGTAAATCAGATGGTATTACAGGTTTTGAGTAGGGTTTTCCGGATAAAAGGATCTCTTTCTTTTGATGAGGATATGCATCACCCAAAAACTTCGAATTTTTGTATGGCCAGAGCCTCAAAATACGATATTTTGATGGGAGATAAGAAAGTAGGTGGTGCAGCTCAGCGTACTGTTAAACAAGGATTTTTGCATCAAGGGTCCGTATTTTTATCGGGCAGTTCTTTAGAGTTTTATGAAACATTTCTTTTGCCAGAGGTCATTGATATTATCGTCCCGGCAATTGAGAAACGTGCCTTTTTTCCTTTAGGTCTGTCAGCACCTTCATCAGATCTTTTAGAAGCAAGAAGAGAAATTAAAGAGGGGCTAATTCAAATATTTTCACGTGGTTGTTTATGAATAAAATGCGATGGAGCTTAATTATAGCACTTGTTTTTGTGTTTATCACAAAAGATGCTCCTGCTTTTATAGTGCATTTTCCTGAATCTAAAGAACATGCGGGTGTTATTGTTCATGATAATAGCGTTGAAGTGTATGAAAGCATTTTGTCTGCTATAGATGTGGCGAATCATTACATTGAATTATCTCCTTGTATGGCAGGAGGGAACTTATTAAAAGAGATCATCGAGCATATAGATGCACGTATGGCGCTCATTTCTGAACTACGCGCCTATCTTCTTATCCAACCCACATTTATTGATAGCGATGATAAGAGTGTTCTTGAGAGTATAAAATCGCGTTGGCCTGATCGTTTCTTTTACTTATTTACGGGATGTCCTCCTGGACCCAGTATTCTTTCTCCTAATGTTATAGAAAGTCATGTGAAGATTTCTATCGTCGATGGAAAGTATATTTTTATGGGGGGGACAAATTTTGAAGATTTTATGTGTACCCGAGGGGATTCTATTCCTGAACCGGTAGAGTCTCCTCGGCTGGTTATCGGAGGCATTCACAGACCTTTAGCATTTCGTGACCAGGATATTACCGTGAGTTCTGCACAACTCGGTACCGAATTAAGAAAGGAATATCATGCGCATTATGCGCTTTGGAGTGCTTATGCAGAGAGACCTTGGTTTAATAAAAATGTCGATGATTTTCGCGCTCTTCCTTTCCCACAGCTTGCTATAGAAGACGCTCAAGCCACGTATTGTCGTGAAATCGAAGAAAACTCAGATCTAGTCTCTACAGATTTGAAAAACATTCGTGTGATTTTTT is a genomic window of Chlamydia psittaci 6BC containing:
- a CDS encoding stage II sporulation protein M produces the protein MSEQHPIHQSSRLNQIEIGKSFLDHNPKVARALQIVGIILSILAVVSSVFLVVATPVGLPISMALGGVLLGIGGSALFTSINSLASSVKKAAIEKKRQNILIQEKSEEIEVGHQTNESIWPKYNKMVDRFANLNMRIGKHERSILKQMGREEGLELIENLDRITGDYIMCTSLLEGRQEVYSEEDYAQRDDSYPTSIRKNDLLIKLGNSIISKLSQGGGVFSLKLQPLSKTMSKVHTGVTLGLVAGGIAAVGVIAAFIPGGILAFPLILASAIGIGLAILGLSYAIKTILKRSKTNKKQLLNDLKSEIDIDALKDMTRHQHVLMGMLRTSLQADQRMTLDHKDFYQDYNKVRDALQMLNEHLDEIEFKYKHTSESYQRRADSLEKTILQLSDLKNASEGEMYYPQVPSSDRAGLLSDTAGFDEMVAKGVQAARERRQKDQRGEISLGDYSQYLDEDELAFGDGWSPSGKRALETMWSAKPTVMNEEDYLILNEDVNKVLRSYRNDILRMKADIARIENLFEELQAGKQRIELFADQIIDIWHNVSSDCHEILNHLVGMQMRLVSLVEHDLTESS
- the mnmA gene encoding tRNA 2-thiouridine(34) synthase MnmA encodes the protein MNKTVVVAMSGGVDSSVVAYLLKKMTSYRVLGIFMKNWEEEDSNGLCSTAKDYEDVERVAEQLDIPYYTVSFAREYRERVFSRFLKEYSQGYTPNPDVLCNREIKFDLLQKKVVELGGDFLATGHYCRLDVRRQGVELLRGKDPHKDQSYFLCGTRQESLKNVLFPLGDMTKTEVRAIAAQAGLATAQKRDSTGICFIGKRPFKSFLEQFVPNLEGDIMDYDSQKIVGSHEGAHYYTIGQRRGLDIGGSEKPCYVVGKDMEKNIVYIVRGEDHPLLYQQELTAKELNWFVSPESITRCSAKVRYRSEDEECEILHTGEQDKVRVRFASPVKAITPGQTIAFYDGERCLGGGVIEVSMTPHLV
- a CDS encoding ATP-dependent Clp protease ATP-binding subunit, with translation MFEKFTNRAKQVIKLAKKEAQRLNHNYLGTEHILLGLLKLGQGVAVNVLRNLGVDFDTAKQEVERLIGYGPEIQVYGDPALTGRVKKSFESANEEAGILEHNYVGTEHLLLGILNQADGVALQVLENLHIDPREVRKEILKELETFNLQLPPASSSNPRGSTSSSSKSSSLGHTLGGDKSDKLSALKAYGYDLTEMFRESKLDPVIGRSTEVERLILILCRRRKNNPVLIGEAGVGKTAIVEGLAQKIISNEVPDTLRKKRLITLDLALMIAGTKYRGQFEERIKAVMDEVRKHGNILLFIDELHTIVGAGAAEGAIDASNILKPALARGEIQCIGATTIDEYRKHIEKDAALERRFQKIIVQPPSVDETIEILRGLKKKYEEHHNVSITEEALKAAATLSDQYVHGRFLPDKAIDLLDEAGARVRVNTMDQPTELMKLEAEIETTKLAKEQAIGTQEYEKAAGLRDEEKKLRERLANMKQEWENHKEEHQIPVDEEAVAQVVSLQTGIPSARLTEAESEKLLKLEDTLRKKVIGQDQAVASICRAIRRSRTGIKDPNRPTGSFLFLGPTGVGKTLLAQQIAIEMFGGEDALIQVDMSEYMEKFAATKMMGSPPGYVGHEEGGHLTEQVRRRPYCVVLFDEIEKAHPDIMDLMLQILEQGRLTDSFGRKVDFRHAIIIMTSNLGADLIKKSGEIGFGARSNFDYKVIQEKIENAVKKHLKPEFINRLDESVIFRPLEKSALSEIIHLEINKLDSRLKNYQMALSIPDSVISFLVTKGHSPEMGARPLRRVIEQYLEDPLAELLLKESCRQEARKLRAHLIEDRVTFERYEEQAENVAATIPNVES
- a CDS encoding lipoyl protein ligase domain-containing protein; amino-acid sequence: MTVRIVDSGKGSAETHMARDKYLLEHLKKGEVILHLYEWDSLYPLTYGLFMRPEKFLIDNRAALGMDAAVRPTGGGFVFHHGDYAFSLLVSSEHPLYAPTVLENYYTVNQMVLQVLSRVFRIKGSLSFDEDMHHPKTSNFCMARASKYDILMGDKKVGGAAQRTVKQGFLHQGSVFLSGSSLEFYETFLLPEVIDIIVPAIEKRAFFPLGLSAPSSDLLEARREIKEGLIQIFSRGCL
- a CDS encoding phospholipase D-like domain-containing protein, which produces MNKMRWSLIIALVFVFITKDAPAFIVHFPESKEHAGVIVHDNSVEVYESILSAIDVANHYIELSPCMAGGNLLKEIIEHIDARMALISELRAYLLIQPTFIDSDDKSVLESIKSRWPDRFFYLFTGCPPGPSILSPNVIESHVKISIVDGKYIFMGGTNFEDFMCTRGDSIPEPVESPRLVIGGIHRPLAFRDQDITVSSAQLGTELRKEYHAHYALWSAYAERPWFNKNVDDFRALPFPQLAIEDAQATYCREIEENSDLVSTDLKNIRVIFSGPDESNNAITQGYIDLIDNAKKSIKIANMYFIPNDKILESLRSASLSRKVHTEVITNGSNENSPKLTEVYAWGNRMNYFFLSYGERPALWKKFVFSKKQPSSSLFINEYYVRDTQLHKKCMIVDDRVFVIGSYNFGKKSDLFDYEGIILIDSPEVAAKANVVFKKDLSLSKPVEHSEILDWYFDPMYNLLGHLQINFMPA